The following coding sequences are from one Culex quinquefasciatus strain JHB chromosome 1, VPISU_Cqui_1.0_pri_paternal, whole genome shotgun sequence window:
- the LOC119765281 gene encoding uncharacterized protein LOC119765281: MGASANPEYVRGLVVSAYESMPMHRGRGIFDNGSLASRSRGRGVARSGTEERKVNASESTEVPEDSEHGKRAMKSCPAATNDIIKLGFPLAANHAKGQLIGCLAVTWLVLLKLVWGKSAAGAGSDA, from the exons ATGGGGGCAAGCGCTAATCCCGAATATGTCAGAGGACTGGTGGTCTCAGCGTATGAATCGATGCCGATGCATCGGGGACGAGGAATCTTCGATAACGGCAGCTTGGCGTCCCGGAGTCGGGGGCGAGGCGTGGCGAGAAGCGGAACCGAAGAAAGAAAGGTTAACGCATCCGAATCGACGGAAGTACCAGAAGATTCAGAGCATGGAAAGCGGGCGATGAAG AGCTGCCCTGCGGCTACCAACGACATCATCAAGCTGGGTTTCCCGCTCGCTGCCAATCACGCTAAGGGTCAACTAATTGGATGTCTGGCCGTGACATGGTTAGTGCTGCTCAAATTGGTTTGGGGAAAGTCTGCTGCTGGTGCTGGCTCCGACGCGTGA